The Podospora pseudopauciseta strain CBS 411.78 chromosome 2 map unlocalized CBS411.78m_2, whole genome shotgun sequence genome has a window encoding:
- a CDS encoding uncharacterized protein (EggNog:ENOG503P5EQ), whose translation MATLRSILACLSFRRNRANRAGYTELLYDSLDSHGQIDNEKFGLYSDSPPGNNHEEGQYRSAPLMAYTSSADDDEEQLVAIAKKIVNLMHKAEFNDDSLQIAITDVVGERRWNRKLIEECLDNVVELVEQGRQNMGDAMTEALDKVTDVADEEFAFPRRHPESVDGFIAIVSVGLLAEMQGAWARRGSVADWWMREYKAYIPEGRVETFFTRLDMVDPAE comes from the exons ATGGCAACCCTCCGCTCCATCCTCGCCTGCCTCTCCTTCCGCCGCAACCGCGCCAACCGGGCCGGCTACACCGAGCTCCTCTACGACTCCCTCGACTCTCACGGTCAGATTGACAACGAAAAGTTCGGCCTCTATTCCGACTCCCCACCCGGCAATAACCATGAAGAAGGGCAGTACCGATCCGCCCCCTTGATGGCCTACACTTCATctgccgacgacgacgaggagcagCTCGTGGCCATTGCCAAAAAGATCGTAAACTTGATGCACAAAGCCGAGTTCAACGACGACTCCCTTCAGATCGCCATCACAGATGTCGTCGGCGAGAGGAGGTGGAACCGCAAGCTGATCGAGGAGTGTCTGGACAATGTTGTCGAGTTGGTCGAGCAGGGGAGGCAGAACATGGGGGATGCCATGACCGAGGCGCTGGACAAGGTGACGGACGTTGCGGATGAGGAGTTTGCGTTTCCGAGACGGCACCCGGAGAGCGTGGACGGGTTTATTGCGATTGTCTCGGTTGGACTTCTGGCTGAGATGCAGGGCGCTTGG gcgaggagggggagtgtaGCTGActggtggatgagggagtACAAGGCGTATATCCCCGAGGGCAGGGTTGAGACCTTCTTTACAAGGCTGGATATGGTGGATCCTGCTGAATAG